In the Triticum aestivum cultivar Chinese Spring chromosome 2B, IWGSC CS RefSeq v2.1, whole genome shotgun sequence genome, ctggcagtctacccaggccacgtcggatccgacgtggcaaaattgcgaccagttgaaaaggtcactgacaagattCAGCCTAGTCCAATTAGGTACGTCCGATTAGGTGTTTTacctgggccaagcccaacaattcaacccatttagtatatttatttctgttaatttttgttagctacatgggccaagccctagTGTTTAGCCCATCAACTTCTATGCACGTTTGGCCTTTCAAGAATTTGGGTACCATtttgtacagcccattttctggtGTACATTCAGCCTTTTTATACAGTAAAATAATAATTCAATCTTGGAGTTGATCCAGTACACTTTTCAGCCCATTCACATATATGCCGCCCATATTCATACAAATGATTCTCCTTTTCAATAAATtttgcaaataatttcataattCATCACTAAATATGTTTACATCACAGGCCATAAAGCCCTACAAAATAGTATCACATGTTCCTATACAAAACTATCAAATCATAAATACAACAAAACAGAATACAAAAATTGTGTTCCTATACAAAACACACAACACCTATGAAAAAAAGATGCCACATCAAAAATGTAAGGATCAGCCATTAGAAGCATATTGAATACAAGGGAAACAATCAAACTAAAGAAATAAAAGGCACTATGATATATAAATTCGATGTAGATGAAATTGTATAAGagaattttttttatttccttGGACTTAGACCGCACAAGACAAGAATTTTTTGCTATTTACAATTTCATATTCTTGTTACTAGATGTTCTATAGCACTATGAAAATATTACCATAACAAACAGAAATGAAGTCTGATTGCAAGACATATGGCATTATCAACAAGACAAAGCAAAATGTAATCTCATGGTTCACTTCATTGCCAACGCTAACTGCTGACTATGACATGCATGTATATAGTATCATGTTTGTAGAGGCATTTACTGCTGTGCAAGGGAGCAAAACCAACATGTAGAGAAGGGACTCGATCTGGTTGACCCAGTAGGTTCCTTTCCTCACCAGGTCCCATTCCCGTTGTCGTACATCATACATCTAGCTCCCCCTAGTACACATGGCATAATTTAGGCGCTAGAAAGAGAAATTAGAGCTCCTTACACACTGGACAGACATAAAACTTCAGAGCCAATAAGGAGCATAGATAGCAGTTTATCCCCCTGAAGCACACATCCAACCATACTAAGAGACTAAGATGAAACGTGCATATATACTAAATTAATTTAGACACTCTTGCCAACATATTCAGATCGAAATGCAGTATGTCAACACAACATGCTTGCAGTAACAAGTAGTAACGCCAAGAGATCTATGCTTGGAATCACAATCAACCAATACTTCATTAACAGGTTACACATCAAAATATGTGTTTAGAATAACTGTTGAAGATGTGTTCAGCTTCTATGCCTAGAATAACTACTCACGGTGAAATATGTATGTGTATAGCAGCTACTAGTATGCAAAGTTGATCATGGTGCTACTGGCAGGCACTTGCACTGTTTTATTCTCCGCTGATCATATCAGGTTGTAAAATCTATACAGTATAAGTATAGACTAAGCAATACTGCATAGGCCTTTTCTTCCATGTGTTCTGTTTATAAAAAAGTTGGTCAACAAAATTATTCAGTGGCAAGCCTCACATCTGTTGCTGGATTCTGGCATCTTACCAGCACCGAAACACAGGCACAACACACAGATCAGATCAGGGCAAGGCAAACATTCTACCCAACAAGGACAACAGCCTATCCCACTACCAACTACCATCTCACAAAGCACGAAACAGCAACCACAGCATCAATATCACCTCTCTCTCTCAGAAAAAAAAGCATTGCTAGTCAAAGCGCTCGGGCAAACATCAACTCACCTGATGAGTAAAGCCCTCTAGATGTCATTTTGGGGGAGCCTAATCGCTCTGCTCTTCAGCAGCAACATCAGGCTCCAGATCCGTGGCACCTGCGGACGTACTGCACACCCCAGTCTGCAAGAGATTCGAAAAACCATCACACAAACACAAGGTCCAAGGATGAACTAAGAGAAGGGAGGGGAAACATTAGCCATACCGCAAATCAAGATCAGCGTACAGAGTGGTAACGAGGGTCGTCTCTCCATGCGCGTTCGACTTGCCAGTGTGACTAGTCAGTGAGAAGCATAGCTGGACACTTCACCTATGTTAAGAACCAAGCAAATGGTAGTATAAGCACACGATGCACAAGTATATTAAACGGAGTAGAAAACTGCGCGTGCTGTGTTTAATCCCTCGACATGAACAATTCAACTTCAGTTGGGTTTTACTTCAGTATGTCATCTGAAGAAAAAGGGGACATGTTTTTGTTCCATCATTTCGTTCACTAGATTAGTGTTCACCATTGAGTTGTAAATCTAATCCATTCGAGCACTGTGAAGACAGAGCAATCCAAACTGCTATTACTAATTTATAGAGATGTATAAGAAATAAATTAAACGCAGAGCCGCAGTTTTCTATGGCATATGAACCAAGACATGGAGTAAAAGTTATGTAGCCGTAAAAGACTACTTGAGGACTGACTTGACGGTGTCTTTTGCTAAAACAGATCCTTCTGCGCTTCTATGTGGTCTTACTGTTCGTGCAAGGGGAAACGTACACTTCAACATAAAAGGAAGCACACATTGGAACAGAGCTGCTAAGCCTATGAACCGAGGGACTCCATAAAATGGTAATGGTACTTCTCCTAGCAAACCTACTCATTACACGATTATTTGGTGATACATTCAATCTGGTTAAGCACAAATCAGCCAAATGCGGATCGTTCTTGAATAGAGACAGAGAATGTATGCCACGAAgtatcattctactctatcacagGGAGCAGCACTAGCACAAGATACCAAGTGAGATATCCATGTGTTACGATAAAGCATGGACTGTATCCCTTTTCATAATTTGCGACTGAATCAGATACCTACTATACAACACAATGATAGAATTTGTATACAACTGTTTCTCCACGAAGTATCATCCTACCCAGTATCTAGAATTTAGCATGAGGCAAGCCAAAGATTGCAGTCAGACACCCTGACACAACAAGCGACCGTAACTGTACAGCAACTCAAGTCAAACAGACACAATAATACGGCATCACCAATCATGTCAACCCTCACCAAACTGAATCCTACTGAGACGAGCCAACAGAACAACACCAGGAAATTAAAAAAAATATGCGATATGCCGACGACGACGGCAGAACCCGATGGCCTCACCTGTTCCCCCATGGACACGACGAGCCTGGCGTCGCACTCGCGGCTGCGCGTGATGCAGTGCAGCCACCAGCGGGTGCGCAGGGTGAGGTTGATCTGCGTGTCGTGGCGTACCTCTGAAAAGTGCTTTTCAGGAGATGTGAGGCACCAGACAGCAATCTTGAGCATCCTTGCAAACTGGCTGCTGCTGTACTGCTTCATGTCctgcaacaacagcagcagcaacaagaacAAGCGCTTCAGTTCACCAGTTGGTCCGTGAATCGGATACTTGACAGATATACTGTATATTGCTACTATTAGTTAGACACAAAAAGAGGTGATAATTAATAAACATCTTCTATGTCACTGCCATGTTGTTCCTTGTAGCACTGGAATGTGGCGGCGAGCTGCGGTCTGCTCCTGGTGCTCACGATCCGGACGACATCGCCGTCGTGCGGCTGCTTCCGGTTGACCACACTGATCGACCTGAGCACTGATCAAGAACTAGTTAATCTCTGTGCCCGGTGTACCCTCGTGATGCCATCAGTCAAGACGCACGCATAAGGCCGTGCATTTAATTGATCCAGCAATAGTTTGTACCGTCTTACCTATCTAGGAACAGATCGGTGCAGACATGCAGTAGTGGATGCTTAAGCATTCTGAGATCCCACAAGCGAATTCCGAATTCGTCCTCTGCTGTTGCCTGCACCGCAAAAGGGAACCTCAAGCAGCATAAACAAATGAAGCCGAATGAAAGAAATTTGCAACAACTCTCAGGTTATCACTGGTACTGCAACATTGATACTAGCATACGACTCAGCAAATATATGGACCGGCCTTTGCTTGGTCACTGTTAACTGTGTCCCAACCCCCAAGACCTTGCTCGTATTTTTTGACGTGCATGCTGCTCTAGTACTCTGAGTAGCTAGTAAGATTGACTATGAATCAAGCCGAGTAAGTTGTCCCTAGAGTTAAAAAGAGCATTGACGCTAGAACAAATACAGAACCATTAGCTATCAAGCAGCTCTGCCTATACGAACGAACCCAAAGTATATATCTTCCACTTGGCGCCCAAGAATCTTAGATCTCGCGCAAGAACacacaaaaagaatcaatcgaatcctTAGAGGAGTATCACCAACACGCATGGTTCATGCAGGGTTGATCGTACTACTCCCTGACGTATATATCAACCGGCGACTCGATCACCTGTAACTGGGCTAGCACGTGGCGTAGAGCTGGGCCAGCTCCCTGACGGCGTCGTCCTCGCCGCCGGCGCCCGCGCGGAGGTCAACGGCGTTGTCAAGCATCCAGAGCAGGTGGTCGAACAGCACGACCTCGCACCTCACGGCCACCGGCTCCTTGCTATTCCTCATGTCGCcatcgccggcgtcgtcgtcgATGAGCGCGGCGAtcagcgggtggcggaggtgcctGGCGCTGATGACGTGCCGCCGCCGCGAGCTGCCCACGAACACCACTGCCGACGCCCCCTCGGCCGCCGCCATGTTGTCTTGGCCGGCGGCGTCGTCCCTGGCGGACATGGAGCGGAGGTTGCTGTAGGAGCTGGAGGACGATGACGACCGCCCGCGACAGGCTCTTGCACCTGCGCAGCACCACGCTCCTCAGCCTGTCCATGCACGCACTGGGAACTGGGAAGTGGACGATCTGCAGGCCGGTGGCTCGCCGAGGGAGAGATCCAGGAGGGGGTGGGAAGGGAGGTGGCGGCGCGATCTGGAAGGGGAGCCGAGCTGTAGGCGGAGGATGACCGCGGGCTCCGGCACGATCTTGGGCAGGGAGACCGCGGGCTCGGCGTCGCCTGGAGGTGGAGGAGCGTGGTGGCGGCGAGCGGCTTGAGCGTGTGCGAGCGGGAGAATGAGGCCGGCGGCGAGATTGGATCTGGGGAGAAGGAGGCGGCAGCGATGGAGTGGGAGGGGATAGGGTTTGGGTGGTTGGGCTGCCCGGGGGGTGgggttctttttctttctttctcttttttttctttagatagatagatggatggatggatgccatgtcatcaatccatggCACAAACATTTCAACCAATGTAAACAAAGCTTATGTAATTGTGTTTTTCTATgtgtttcttttatattttttgCACAAGCATGCATTTTTGaatggcataatttgttcaaattATATCATACTTTGCACAAGGGTgtatcttggaatgacaaacaatgttgcctaaaaaAAAAATTTGGAcaaaaatttcattttccattttttcgagggcccaaaatgagttttttcgtgaaggacctaccatatatttgttgcaaaattggaccaaatcaattttctaaaatattagaccATGTTTAAtgaacaattgaccaaatggttggatgccaaaagttttgatccacctctagtgaaaaagacaaatttccgccaatcTAGTTTAAACCGTGTCAAGTTTAAACTACAGTTgtcttatagtttgctctttattttttctaaaaatcatttctaagtacataagtatctatttaattagagaaacaccaaaaaattccaagattcaaccactagctaggaatggtcatgcttgccgttttgaccgcatttttttaaaacgggcataaaaaattaaaaaaaattggaaaacctttgcatgtTACCAGGAAaagtaataaacttgtaatacaacaattattttaaaaaaatattcttataaatgagctatcatctgtgaagattcatggctttcaagccaaatgatcaatcttatggccacattcatggcatagtttattcaaatgatctcatattgtgcacaagggtgcatcttgaaatgaaaaacaatgttgcctaaggaagttatcattttctttgcacggaaaaatcattttccatttttcgagtgcccaaaatgagctttttttgtgaaggacctgccaaatatttgttgcaaaattgtatcaaatcaaatttctaaaatactaggacatatttaatgcacaattgccCAAATTGTTGGGTGCGAAAAGCTTTGAtacacctctcatgaaaaagacaaatttccattgATTCAGTTGTAAGCGgggcaaatttgaactgcagctacctcgtagtttgctctttatttttttcaaaaatcatttataggtacataagtatctatttaatcatagaaacatcaaaaaattccaagattcaacatcTAGTTAGGAagggtcatgcccgccgttttgaccgcattttgaaacgggcataaaaattcaaaaaaaatcaaaaaaatggaaaaccttcgcatagtgtcattatatgtgaccaagttatcaggaaaaataataaacttataatatggcaattattttaaaaaagtcttCTCAGAAATGAGCCATCATTTGTGAAGAttaatggctttcaacccaaatgctcaatcttatggccacattcatggcacagTTTGTTttaatgatctaatattgtgcacaagggtgaatTTTGGAATGACAAACattgttgcctaaggaagttttcattctATTTTgataaaaaaacattttccattttttgagtgcccaaaatgagttttttttgtgaaagacctaccatatatttgttgcaaaattggaccaaatcaattttataaaatactatgacatatttaatgcacaattgaccaaatggttggatgTCAAAAAATTTGAACCACCTGTggtgaaaagacaaatttccatCGATTTAGTatgaagcaggtcaaatttgaactgcaactacctcatagtttgctatttattttttccaaaaatcgttTCTATGTActtaagtatatatttaatcatagaaacatcaaaataATTCCAAGaatcaaccactagctaggaatggtcattcccaccgttttgaccgcattttgaaatggggataaaaaattcaaaaaaattgaaaaaactgaaaaccttcgcattgtatcattatatgtgaccaagttaccaggaaaaataataaacttataatacgacaattatttaaaaaaagtgttcttagaaatgagctatcatatgtgaagattcatggctttcaacctaaatgctcaatcttatggccacattcatggcacagtttgtttaaatgatcttatattgtgcacaagggtgcatctttgaatgacaaacaatattgcctaaggaagttttcattttatttggacaaacaattcattttctattttttgagtgcccaaaatgagtttttttttgtgaatgacctaccatatatttgttacaaaattggaccaaataaattttctaaaatactaggaaatatttaatgcacaattgacaaaatggttgggtgtcaaaagttttgatccacctctcgtgaaaaagacaaatttccgccgattcagttggaagcgggtcaaatttgaactgcagctgccttatagtttgctatttattttttccaaaaatcatttctagttacataagtacctatttaatcaaaaatacatggtttggtggcgatacgtcgaggtttggacggtggccgagggccccaactctagagcgtataaactcgcatgcccgtcgcgtggtcaccgcgtgaccgtggcgttgccattcgttctgggcggcctagtcatgtcaagtgggttgggcactccccaggtaggtgctaggaagaaaactacaacataagattctcatgaggagaccgacctatgctcaaacatgaattagcagacaagtgtttgattagcggtatgggaaatgcacatggctaatgggcgtgagttttggttgaggatgattgatacgtctccatcgtatctacttttccaaacacttttgcctttgttttggaatctaacttgtatgatttgaatggaactaacccggactgacgttgttttcagcagaattgccatggtgttgttttatgtgcagaaaataaaagttctcggaatgacctgaaactccatggaacaccttagaaaaaataataaaaaatcctcgccaaagacgaagaccagggggcccacacactgtccacgagggtggggggcgcgcccaggctcatgggccccctggtggccctctgacgccaactccaactctatttattggctttcggggacaaaaaaatcagggagaagaaatcatcgtgttttacaatacggagccgcctccaagccctaatctctctcgggagggctgatctggagtccgttcggggctccggagagggggattcgtcgttgttgtcatcatcaaccatcctccatcaccaatttcatgatgctcaccgccgtgcgtgagtaattccatcgtaggcttgctggacggtgataggttggatgagatttatcatgtaatcgagttagttttgttagggtttgatccctagtatccattatgttctgagattgatgttgctatgactttgctatgcttaatgcttgtcactagggcccgagtgccatgatttcagatctgaacctattatgttttcatgaatatatgtgtgttcttgatcctatcttgcaagtctatagtcacctactatgtgttatgatccggcaaccccgaagtgacaataaccgggaccactcccggtgatgaccatagtttgaggagttcatgtattcactatgtgctaatgctttatccggttctctattaaaaggaggccttaatatcccttagtttccaataggaccccgctgccacgggagggtaggacaaaagatgtcatgcaagttcttttccataagcatgtatgactatatacagaatgcatgcctacattacattgatgaactggagctagttctgtgtcaccctatgttatgactgttacatgacgaaccgcatccggtataattatccatcgctaatccggtgcctacgagtctTCCATATATtggttcttgcttatttactttttcgttactactgttacaatcactacaaaataccaaaaacattacttttgatgtctttacatttgttaccgttaccaccactatcatattactttgctactaaacactttgctgcagatactaagtttccaggtgtggttgaattgacaactcagctgctaatacttgagaatattctttggctccccttgtgtcgaatcaataaatttgggttgaatactctaccctcaaaaactgttgcgttcctctatacttatgggttatcaagacctttttctggcgccattgccagggaacatagctctattctttgagtcacttgggatttatatctgctggacactatgaagaacttgaaagacgatcgaactactattttgccctcaactacgaggggaggtaaggaactgccatctagctctgcattagattctccttctgttataagtaagcttgcgacacctaaacctgctactgctatgaattctgatatgtcgcacgttattgatgatgccacttctgctatgcatgatacttttgatgaaactacttctatgcttgatactattgtgccccttggtgaatttcttgatgagaaaattgctaggtctagagaaagagaaactattgaacctgaatacgatgatgatagtgatgatgagaatatgcctgctattcctgagggttatctttttatgCAGAATCTTCTGCAACTATTTTTGCTTGCCGGGATatatatgaacttaagaggttactAGTTAAATGgtgtaaagaatctcttagagatagaatgagacccgaccctgcttttgctacttcacctatttgtgttcccgataaggattattaagatttttctgttgatccagatataattactttggttgaatctgatcctttctatggttatgaatctgaaactgttgtggcacatcttaccaagttgaatgatatagctgccctgtttactaatgatgagagatcgcgctacctttatttactcaaaatatttactttctcattaaagggtgatgctaagatatggtataattctcttgatcctggttgtgtgcaaagtccccaggatatgatttattacttctctgctaaatatttccctgctcataagaaacaagctgctttgagggaaatatacaacttcgtgcaaattgaagaagagagtctcccacaagcttgggggaggcttctcaagttacttaatgctttgcctgatcatcctcttaagaaacctgaaatacttgatatcttttataatggactaactgatgcttctagagattacatGGATAGTtcagctgaaattctattgaataatatgttgacaaatgaaaataattgggcacctcctgagccacctcctgagccagctccagagccaattactgagcctattcctaaaccaactccgaagaagagaggtgttatatttctcagtcccgaagagatgcaagaggcaaagaaatctatgaaagaaaaaggtattaaagctgaagatgttaagaatttacctcctattgaagaaatacatggccttaatttaccgcctgttgaagaagtatatgatctcaattacttatttactgaagaacctcccgatatcccgacacaggtagtagaggtaaattctctatatagatatgataaagctgaagtccctcctactaaaattgctagtcagtgcttggatgagtttgatgactttatgtttaagcaagatgactttaatgcttattttggtagacaattaaaacagaatacctttatgattaaacgcttgggtgattatatggctgatattagaggtgaacttaaacttgttagcaaagatgcttctatggtcaccactcaagtagaacaagtacttaaagctcagaaagaagtgcttgatgaaatgaatagtaggaaaaatgattatgctgttagagtggctactagaactggtagaatgactcaggaaccgttgtatcctgaaggccacccaaagagaatcgagcaagattcccagagaaataatgttgatgtacctagttcttctaagaggaagaaaaagaaaaatgataggaccttgcaaacttctagtgaacctattgctgtaccacctgagaatccaaatgatatctctatttctgatgctgaaacacaatcaggtgatgaacatgaacctagtgaaaatgttaatgatgatgttcatgttgatgctcaacctagtaatg is a window encoding:
- the LOC123046859 gene encoding uncharacterized protein, which codes for MKQYSSSQFARMLKIAVWCLTSPEKHFSEVRHDTQINLTLRTRWWLHCITRSRECDARLVVSMGEQLCFSLTSHTGKSNAHGETTLVTTLYADLDLRLGCAVRPQVPRIWSLMLLLKSRAIRLPQNDI